The Chloroflexota bacterium genome contains a region encoding:
- a CDS encoding pre-peptidase C-terminal domain-containing protein: protein MMMEQSASTVRHNRSWHENHAGTAVTWQWQRIQQPMQSNSAHIGDLGRWKGFVCTGTVLALMLGFIVHSPVSGADTAPAVNRLFVPVALRSVRTVPVPVPWQCAEPANETSQGACGPLLTGVWYYDYITPPGTFLARWGSLGVGDGQFWFPCGVAVAPDGTLYVADTDNDRVQRFSATGAFLGKWGSPGAGDGQFWYPCGVAVAPDGTVYVADTGNDRIQAFGIAYPTTWRGEYFANRWLAERPILIRQDAALDFQWGTGSPGSGVPADNFSARWQRYVPFAASRYRFTVFADDGVRLWVDDTLLIEQWQEQVASYAAEISLSAGYHRLLLEYYEAGGSAALQLRWTQLGPWREFLPVIKRASVACREPDNDRREGACGPLLSGQVYRDYISSSSDECDWFYFDMPVAHTIEAWLREIPSGCDYDLYLRGPTGNHLTSSAQPGNKDEHISWGPLPAGRYYLLVVRIEGWHAHVPYALRVEY from the coding sequence ATGATGATGGAGCAGTCTGCCAGCACCGTTCGTCACAACAGGTCTTGGCATGAAAACCATGCCGGCACAGCGGTAACATGGCAGTGGCAGAGAATACAGCAGCCGATGCAGAGCAATAGTGCGCATATTGGAGACTTGGGAAGATGGAAAGGATTCGTTTGCACAGGTACCGTGCTGGCCCTCATGCTGGGGTTCATAGTGCATAGCCCCGTGTCAGGAGCAGATACGGCCCCAGCTGTGAACAGGCTCTTTGTCCCGGTGGCACTTCGCAGCGTTCGTACGGTGCCTGTGCCAGTTCCGTGGCAATGTGCAGAACCAGCCAATGAAACCAGTCAGGGTGCATGCGGCCCACTGCTAACTGGGGTTTGGTACTACGATTATATCACGCCTCCAGGCACGTTTCTTGCCAGGTGGGGCTCCCTTGGCGTTGGCGACGGGCAGTTCTGGTTTCCCTGTGGCGTGGCGGTGGCGCCCGATGGCACGCTCTACGTGGCGGACACGGACAACGACCGCGTGCAGCGCTTCAGCGCTACGGGGGCCTTCCTGGGCAAGTGGGGCTCCCCTGGCGCTGGCGACGGGCAGTTCTGGTATCCCTGTGGCGTGGCGGTGGCGCCCGATGGCACGGTCTACGTGGCGGACACGGGCAACGATCGCATCCAAGCCTTTGGCATTGCCTACCCCACCACTTGGCGGGGTGAGTACTTTGCCAACCGCTGGTTGGCTGAGCGGCCAATCCTCATCCGCCAGGACGCTGCGCTAGACTTCCAGTGGGGCACAGGCTCGCCAGGCAGTGGCGTGCCTGCGGACAACTTCTCGGCGCGTTGGCAGCGCTACGTGCCCTTTGCGGCTAGCCGCTATCGTTTCACCGTCTTTGCCGATGATGGCGTGCGTCTGTGGGTGGATGACACACTGCTGATTGAGCAATGGCAGGAGCAGGTGGCCAGCTACGCGGCAGAGATCTCGCTCAGCGCGGGGTACCATCGGCTGCTGCTGGAGTACTACGAGGCGGGAGGGAGTGCGGCGCTGCAGCTACGCTGGACGCAGTTGGGGCCATGGCGAGAGTTTTTGCCTGTGATAAAGCGTGCGTCAGTGGCATGCCGCGAGCCGGACAACGATCGTCGCGAGGGAGCGTGTGGGCCGCTGCTTTCTGGGCAGGTGTATCGCGATTACATTTCCTCGTCCAGCGATGAGTGCGACTGGTTCTACTTCGACATGCCTGTAGCGCACACCATTGAGGCGTGGCTGAGGGAGATCCCATCTGGTTGTGACTATGACCTGTACCTGCGGGGCCCCACTGGGAACCACCTCACCAGTTCGGCTCAGCCAGGCAACAAGGATGAGCACATCTCGTGGGGGCCGCTGCCTGCTGGGCGCTATTACTTGTTAGTGGTACGCATTGAGGGCTGGCATGCGCACGTGCCCTATGCACTGCGCGTGGAGTACTAG
- a CDS encoding serine/threonine protein kinase: MISQTLGKYEIQGEIGEGGMGKVYKAWHPVLGKAVAIKVPQPEKCNDREFVEAFVREARLAARLDHPNIVKISDVDEHNGIPYIVMEYVPGLDLRKMIQEFGWLPPEKVCTLFDQIAEALDYAHAQGIIHCDVKPSNVLVDTDGRVKLVDFGIARARARVKRSQEEPKRSVGSPWYMSPEHVQGKELDGYSDIYSLGIVLYQMLTGKVPFERGSSREIKEAHLTQLPPPPSKKRPGLPRGVDSVVLRALAKEPEKRYASASQMARDLRAALFPTSRWPLVLLAVAIIVLVLLVISYFLPSCNSSLPISMLVHMRTPSATVLEAAHPTLTAIIRVLTLTPTMSVTRVRTAFATAAQATQTTVAKATQTAVLQATQTAIAKQTSTAAAKATSTAIAMHTATAQAAVVQPTSTRTPSPYKYPAPPLSTPAKDATFTGYVTMEFSWQPVAPQLAADEYYALVITFLHRDGHRYPYLQATTKSTRWQGQLNPFLYDSDVLADRGLGWQHGWYVVVMRNPGMNDKGQITGSAVSPRSEERLFTWKLEAGAPAPGPRPTPTRTPKI, translated from the coding sequence ATGATTAGTCAAACATTAGGCAAATATGAAATTCAAGGGGAGATCGGCGAAGGGGGCATGGGAAAGGTGTATAAGGCTTGGCATCCTGTGCTTGGCAAGGCAGTAGCGATTAAGGTGCCCCAACCCGAGAAATGCAATGACCGGGAGTTTGTGGAAGCCTTTGTTAGAGAAGCGCGGCTTGCTGCCCGATTGGATCATCCCAACATTGTCAAAATCAGCGACGTAGATGAGCATAATGGCATTCCATATATTGTCATGGAATATGTACCGGGACTGGATTTGCGCAAAATGATTCAGGAATTTGGCTGGTTGCCGCCTGAGAAGGTCTGCACGCTGTTCGATCAGATAGCAGAAGCTTTGGATTATGCCCATGCACAGGGTATTATCCATTGTGATGTCAAGCCTAGCAATGTCCTCGTTGACACGGACGGGCGGGTTAAGCTCGTTGATTTTGGCATAGCGCGTGCGAGAGCAAGGGTAAAGCGTAGTCAAGAAGAACCAAAGCGCTCAGTTGGTTCGCCATGGTATATGTCGCCTGAGCACGTACAGGGCAAGGAGCTGGATGGTTATTCAGACATCTATTCATTAGGCATTGTTTTGTACCAGATGTTAACAGGAAAAGTGCCTTTTGAACGTGGCAGCAGTAGGGAAATTAAAGAAGCCCACTTGACGCAACTCCCGCCGCCACCGAGCAAAAAACGTCCAGGCTTGCCCAGGGGTGTTGATAGTGTTGTTTTACGAGCTTTGGCCAAGGAGCCAGAAAAGCGTTATGCAAGCGCCTCTCAGATGGCGAGGGATCTGCGCGCGGCGCTTTTTCCAACTTCTCGCTGGCCATTAGTATTGTTAGCAGTGGCAATCATAGTGCTTGTACTGTTGGTCATTAGTTATTTCTTGCCAAGTTGCAATAGCTCTTTGCCCATTAGTATGCTTGTTCATATGCGCACTCCTTCAGCCACGGTGTTGGAAGCGGCGCATCCGACTTTGACGGCAATCATCCGTGTGTTGACCTTGACTCCCACTATGTCAGTGACAAGGGTGCGGACTGCCTTTGCCACCGCTGCTCAGGCAACCCAAACCACTGTGGCCAAAGCTACGCAGACAGCCGTTTTGCAGGCCACACAAACTGCTATTGCAAAGCAAACAAGCACTGCCGCAGCGAAGGCGACAAGTACTGCTATTGCCATGCACACGGCCACTGCCCAGGCTGCTGTGGTGCAGCCAACCAGCACACGCACACCCAGTCCCTACAAATATCCTGCTCCGCCGTTGTCGACTCCAGCCAAGGACGCTACTTTCACTGGCTACGTGACGATGGAGTTTTCCTGGCAACCGGTAGCGCCGCAGTTAGCTGCAGATGAGTACTACGCTCTGGTCATCACCTTCCTGCACCGCGATGGCCACAGGTACCCCTATCTGCAAGCTACGACGAAGAGTACACGCTGGCAGGGGCAGCTCAATCCGTTCTTGTACGATAGCGATGTCCTGGCGGACCGAGGGTTGGGGTGGCAGCATGGCTGGTATGTGGTGGTCATGCGTAACCCAGGCATGAACGACAAAGGCCAGATCACGGGCAGTGCAGTCAGCCCGCGCAGCGAAGAGCGCCTCTTCACCTGGAAGCTCGAGGCTGGTGCGCCAGCGCCAGGGCCTCGACCAACACCAACCCGCACACCAAAGATTTAG
- a CDS encoding serine/threonine-protein phosphatase yields MAAGNFYYEVGKATDRGRKRLENEDTLEVSEPQDQSQRAQQGCLYLVADGMGGQEAGAIASHRAVFKVIDAYYSYSLTADPAESLTYAIEAANAELLRFMAERPIWSGMGSTVVAAVVRGDELYVANVGDSRALLFRPGKPPRQLSVDHTLVAEQVRMGKLSAEEAQRSPDRHKLTRRLGKAPGVKVELARPEKLQPGDVLVLCSDGLWEPLSQKEIERIVRRFPAQEAANKLVQQANARGGIDNISVIVVKVCKTSPTKTVDVTPSTRVSLQLPKVLLLIAVMALMATLVPPIINRLRLTPTPTEQAIAPPVPSPSYSLISTASATATEVRGPTATFVPYVAPALQEPANGATMCGQEIRVRWRFEGTLQDNEYFDLWMWLQGKAEQRLSIFQGKARDGFIVPPGGVGVYCWKVRIVQMEQGQAEPTPRSEWSQTGSFVYQEVCSTATPEPTATPVPPATATPVPTATPVPPATATPVPTATPVPPATPVPTATPVPPDTPVPTATPVPTATPVPPDTPVPTATPVPPDTPVPPATPVPTATPVPTATPVPTATPVPTAATTDAPRVTANSSIGTISAISAS; encoded by the coding sequence ATGGCGGCTGGGAATTTTTATTATGAGGTGGGAAAAGCCACCGATCGCGGACGCAAACGTCTTGAGAATGAGGATACATTAGAAGTTTCTGAGCCCCAGGATCAAAGTCAGCGAGCTCAGCAGGGGTGTCTTTATCTCGTTGCCGATGGCATGGGAGGTCAGGAAGCAGGCGCAATTGCTAGTCATCGCGCTGTGTTTAAGGTGATTGATGCCTACTATTCTTATTCGCTGACGGCTGATCCGGCTGAGAGCCTGACTTACGCTATTGAAGCTGCTAATGCTGAGCTCCTTCGCTTCATGGCAGAGAGGCCAATCTGGAGCGGAATGGGCTCGACAGTAGTGGCTGCTGTGGTGCGTGGCGATGAGTTGTATGTTGCCAATGTTGGTGACAGTCGCGCTTTGCTCTTCCGCCCTGGTAAACCACCTCGCCAACTAAGTGTGGATCACACCCTTGTTGCTGAGCAGGTGCGTATGGGAAAACTAAGCGCGGAGGAAGCACAGCGTTCACCGGATCGCCATAAGCTTACACGCCGCCTGGGAAAGGCCCCCGGTGTGAAAGTCGAACTAGCTCGGCCGGAGAAACTCCAGCCAGGCGATGTGCTGGTACTGTGTTCAGATGGCCTCTGGGAACCACTGAGCCAGAAGGAGATAGAACGCATCGTGAGACGATTTCCAGCCCAAGAGGCTGCGAACAAACTGGTGCAGCAGGCCAATGCTCGAGGAGGCATAGATAACATCAGCGTCATCGTTGTGAAGGTCTGCAAAACATCTCCCACAAAAACGGTGGATGTAACTCCAAGTACTAGGGTATCGCTCCAGTTGCCAAAGGTTTTGTTACTGATTGCCGTCATGGCTCTTATGGCTACCCTAGTACCCCCTATTATTAATAGACTTCGGCTGACACCGACACCCACTGAGCAAGCTATAGCTCCCCCTGTACCATCCCCAAGTTATTCGTTGATATCCACTGCGTCCGCAACAGCGACAGAGGTGCGCGGCCCCACTGCTACGTTTGTACCTTACGTAGCGCCTGCTTTGCAGGAACCTGCCAATGGGGCCACGATGTGTGGACAAGAAATTCGTGTGCGGTGGCGTTTCGAGGGCACGCTGCAGGATAACGAGTACTTTGATCTATGGATGTGGCTGCAAGGAAAAGCAGAACAACGTCTATCGATATTCCAAGGGAAAGCGCGCGACGGCTTTATTGTTCCCCCTGGTGGGGTAGGAGTCTATTGCTGGAAAGTGCGCATTGTGCAAATGGAGCAAGGGCAGGCGGAGCCGACGCCGCGCAGCGAATGGAGTCAGACGGGCAGTTTTGTTTATCAAGAGGTTTGTTCAACGGCCACGCCAGAGCCAACGGCCACGCCAGTGCCACCGGCAACAGCCACGCCAGTGCCAACGGCCACGCCAGTGCCACCGGCAACAGCCACGCCAGTGCCAACAGCCACGCCAGTGCCACCGGCCACGCCAGTGCCAACGGCCACGCCAGTGCCACCGGACACGCCAGTGCCAACGGCCACGCCAGTGCCAACAGCCACGCCAGTGCCACCGGACACGCCAGTGCCAACAGCCACGCCAGTGCCACCGGACACGCCAGTGCCACCGGCCACGCCAGTGCCAACAGCCACGCCAGTGCCAACGGCCACGCCAGTGCCAACGGCCACGCCAGTGCCAACGGCCGCCACAACGGATGCCCCCAGAGTCACAGCCAATTCAAGCATTGGAACCATCTCTGCAATCAGTGCTAGCTGA
- a CDS encoding VWA domain-containing protein: MNYRWRFVLVVVVTCSVVMTFALFAAKAQQLIRDVNINFIEVSRLSDVQSVVKAYITVTDLDGFPIKQLEAGSFVLFEDGVRVAQFEVQQASEALWIVLLMDTTTSMGTTGLAWAKDAAKQFIRSMPAQDYIALYEFQEETRLLSDFEQDHGKVHNAVDKLELVDRWTCLYDAIDTAVKKAMQVVQGRRAVVVMTDGRDDRAGRPCSKVSVDDVINLAYQHRVPVYTVGFGRKVDESVLRRIAQKTGGAYWSAPEPEDLTEVYRQIAELLRSQYVIRYETSAAVGNHYLVVEVNYQGQQKPDSENFVVPQPVATATPEPTSSQPPPATLIPPPTPYPGEHASVMVRVIENWRLLAIGFTVVVIIFSLWMLLRARYKPTYEAQRPSRDKKGNTITIDTDDTEEVAKFTVVKSVKMREGESLTIPRDKLQKGKVTIGRHEDNDIIIDDNPVSRYHARLQYEHGRVYLYDEDSTFGTRINDEKLTDKGRELHDGDLIQLGTKTVLRFNYLTTSGTGDISETGEETQDTDT, translated from the coding sequence ATGAATTACCGATGGCGTTTTGTTCTAGTGGTTGTGGTAACTTGTTCAGTTGTAATGACATTTGCGTTATTCGCAGCAAAGGCGCAACAACTCATTCGGGATGTGAATATCAACTTTATTGAAGTATCGCGGCTTTCTGATGTGCAAAGTGTGGTCAAAGCGTATATCACAGTGACTGACCTGGATGGTTTCCCCATCAAGCAATTGGAAGCTGGTTCTTTTGTACTTTTCGAAGATGGAGTGCGGGTAGCGCAATTCGAAGTGCAGCAAGCCAGCGAGGCGTTATGGATCGTCTTATTGATGGACACTACGACAAGCATGGGTACTACAGGGCTTGCATGGGCTAAAGACGCGGCTAAGCAGTTTATACGAAGCATGCCCGCACAAGATTATATAGCACTGTACGAATTTCAGGAAGAAACCAGGCTATTATCTGATTTCGAACAAGATCATGGTAAAGTACATAATGCCGTAGATAAATTGGAGTTAGTAGACAGGTGGACGTGTCTGTACGATGCCATTGATACGGCAGTGAAAAAAGCTATGCAGGTTGTTCAAGGGCGTCGCGCTGTAGTTGTTATGACCGATGGCAGAGATGACCGTGCAGGAAGGCCTTGTAGTAAGGTCTCGGTAGATGATGTTATTAATTTGGCTTACCAGCATAGAGTTCCCGTCTATACGGTAGGTTTTGGGCGCAAGGTGGATGAATCGGTGCTCCGGCGCATCGCTCAGAAAACAGGTGGAGCTTATTGGTCGGCACCTGAACCTGAAGATCTGACAGAGGTTTATCGCCAGATTGCAGAACTGCTGCGCAGCCAGTATGTGATTAGGTACGAAACGAGTGCTGCAGTGGGTAATCATTATTTGGTGGTTGAGGTAAACTATCAAGGTCAACAAAAGCCTGATAGCGAGAATTTTGTTGTACCCCAACCCGTAGCAACCGCAACGCCCGAACCGACTAGCTCCCAGCCACCTCCTGCAACTCTGATTCCTCCTCCAACTCCTTACCCTGGTGAGCATGCGAGTGTTATGGTGAGGGTTATAGAGAATTGGCGTCTATTGGCAATAGGCTTCACGGTTGTGGTCATCATTTTCTCCCTATGGATGCTCCTGCGAGCACGATACAAACCTACGTACGAGGCACAGAGGCCGTCACGTGATAAAAAAGGCAATACCATCACCATCGATACAGACGATACAGAGGAAGTGGCTAAATTCACCGTAGTTAAGAGCGTCAAGATGAGAGAAGGTGAATCGCTTACGATTCCCCGAGATAAATTACAGAAAGGTAAAGTGACCATAGGACGCCATGAGGACAACGATATAATCATAGATGACAACCCAGTTTCGCGCTATCATGCGAGATTGCAGTATGAGCATGGGAGGGTGTATCTCTATGATGAAGACAGCACCTTCGGGACAAGGATAAACGATGAGAAGTTGACTGATAAGGGCAGAGAACTCCACGACGGTGACCTTATTCAATTGGGGACGAAAACGGTATTGCGTTTTAATTATTTAACTACTTCCGGGACCGGAGATATTTCCGAAACTGGGGAGGAAACTCAAGATACAGATACATAG
- a CDS encoding isoprenylcysteine carboxylmethyltransferase family protein, with amino-acid sequence MARITTSFGRTTGAAARVLHVPLQLLFGALWIGLCFILWQPVPVTLTISARVATLSLGTLLYFLGLALYLWGARTLGEMYKASSGFGVQLNVEHRLVTHGPFALVRHPLYLGLQVAAVGGLLLYRTWTFVFVTVNFLALIIRAKREEQALAMEFGEHWDAYVRRVPAWIPRFRCKAR; translated from the coding sequence ATGGCAAGGATTACAACGTCCTTCGGGAGGACAACAGGCGCAGCAGCCAGGGTGTTGCACGTGCCACTCCAACTGCTATTTGGCGCACTCTGGATTGGTCTGTGCTTCATCTTGTGGCAACCAGTTCCAGTCACACTTACTATCTCTGCTCGTGTCGCGACTTTGAGCCTCGGTACACTGCTCTATTTCCTCGGTCTGGCATTGTACTTATGGGGAGCTAGGACACTGGGGGAGATGTACAAAGCCTCTAGCGGTTTTGGAGTGCAGTTGAATGTCGAGCACCGACTAGTTACTCACGGGCCTTTTGCCTTGGTGCGCCATCCTTTGTACCTGGGACTCCAGGTTGCTGCCGTTGGGGGATTGTTGCTTTATCGCACCTGGACGTTTGTATTTGTCACAGTGAACTTCTTGGCCTTGATCATCCGTGCCAAACGGGAAGAACAAGCGCTGGCAATGGAATTCGGTGAGCATTGGGATGCATACGTTAGGCGTGTACCAGCTTGGATACCTCGTTTTCGTTGCAAAGCCAGGTAG
- a CDS encoding integron integrase has translation MEEQRPKKLLDQVRDAIHLKHYSIRTEQAYVGWIKRYIYFHGVRHPSEMGAPEVEAFLTYLAVKENVAASTQNQALSALLFLYREVLQQDLGPVDALRAKRPKRLPTVLTKEETLRLIGCLSGTHQLMAKLIYGSGLRLMECLRLRVKDLDFERRAIIVRDGKGEQDRVTVLPDSLIPLLQEHLQRVKALHERDLAQDLGSAYLPDALARKYPNADKEWGWQYVFPANRLSQDPRSGVTRRHHLHESSLQKAIKEAARLASIVKPVGPHTLRHCFATHLLKGGYDIRTVQELLGHKDVRTTMIYTHVLQRGGMAIRSPLDKMHSLTSQIS, from the coding sequence ATGGAGGAGCAGCGCCCGAAAAAACTCTTGGACCAAGTCCGCGACGCCATCCACCTCAAGCACTATTCTATCCGCACCGAACAGGCCTACGTCGGCTGGATCAAGCGCTACATCTACTTCCACGGCGTGCGCCACCCGTCCGAAATGGGCGCTCCCGAGGTCGAAGCCTTTCTCACCTACCTGGCCGTCAAGGAAAACGTCGCTGCTTCGACACAGAACCAGGCCCTCAGCGCCCTTCTCTTCCTCTATCGCGAGGTACTCCAACAGGACCTGGGTCCCGTTGACGCCCTGCGCGCCAAGCGACCCAAGCGGCTGCCCACTGTCCTGACCAAAGAAGAAACCCTGCGTCTGATCGGCTGCCTATCGGGCACACACCAGTTGATGGCCAAATTGATCTACGGCAGCGGTCTGCGTCTGATGGAATGTCTACGCTTGCGCGTCAAAGACCTGGATTTCGAACGGCGGGCCATTATCGTCCGCGACGGCAAAGGGGAACAGGACCGGGTGACGGTGCTGCCCGACAGCCTCATCCCGCTGCTCCAGGAACACCTGCAGCGGGTGAAAGCCCTGCACGAGCGGGATCTGGCTCAAGACCTCGGCTCAGCCTATTTGCCCGATGCCCTGGCGCGCAAATATCCCAACGCCGACAAGGAGTGGGGCTGGCAGTACGTCTTCCCCGCCAACCGCCTATCTCAGGATCCTCGCAGCGGCGTCACGCGCCGCCACCACCTGCACGAGAGCAGCCTGCAAAAGGCGATCAAGGAAGCAGCCCGCCTGGCGAGCATCGTCAAGCCGGTCGGCCCCCACACCCTCCGCCATTGTTTCGCTACGCACTTGCTGAAAGGGGGCTATGACATCCGCACTGTGCAAGAACTCCTCGGCCACAAAGACGTGCGCACCACCATGATTTACACCCACGTCCTGCAGCGCGGCGGAATGGCCATACGTAGCCCTCTGGATAAGATGCACAGTTTGACTTCGCAGATTTCCTAA
- the nadB gene encoding L-aspartate oxidase, with translation MAHIQTDVLIIGCGISGATAALHLARNPALRITVVTSEEDPRESNTYYAQGGIIYRGDDDSPELLSEDIERAGAGMSNLRAVRILAEEGPQLVREFLVEELGVPFDRMPDNALERIKEAAHSTERILHVGDYTGRAIQEKLVEALRACSNIKLLTQHTAVDLLTPSHHSRNRLSVYDPLSCVGAYVFNQATGEVDAYLAQKTILATGGLGRIFLYSTNPPTARGDGLAMAYNAGARIINAEYVQFHPTAFYYRDQARFLITEAVRGAGGRLVDDRGRPFMQKYAPEWKDLAPRDVVARSIHQEMLATGSKCVYLDIKSYLPADEIKAHFPAIYQRCLEFDVDITKDLIPVVPAAHYHCGGVWVDEYGRTSIRNLYAIGEVSCTGVHGANRLGSASLLEGLVWGVRAAHDIAQNLGELGCDPDDIPPWYNGGLTEVADPALIRQDMTTIQHIMWNYVGLVRSTRRLDRAISDLRNLQIDITRFYSTTKLSDGLIGLRNAVQAALIVAQAAWENKVSRGCHYRED, from the coding sequence ATGGCTCATATCCAAACGGACGTCCTCATCATAGGCTGTGGCATTTCGGGTGCTACGGCTGCTTTGCATTTGGCTAGGAATCCTGCCTTGCGCATTACTGTCGTTACCTCAGAAGAGGATCCGCGCGAATCGAACACATACTATGCGCAAGGTGGTATCATCTACCGTGGCGACGACGATTCCCCAGAGCTGCTGAGCGAGGACATCGAGCGCGCCGGCGCGGGCATGAGTAATCTCCGCGCTGTGCGTATCTTAGCCGAAGAAGGTCCTCAACTGGTGCGCGAGTTCCTGGTGGAAGAGTTGGGTGTGCCTTTCGACCGGATGCCCGACAATGCACTGGAGCGCATCAAAGAAGCGGCGCACTCCACGGAGCGCATCTTACATGTTGGCGACTATACGGGGCGCGCGATCCAAGAAAAACTGGTGGAAGCACTGCGTGCTTGCTCCAATATCAAACTTTTGACCCAGCACACTGCGGTGGATCTGCTGACACCTTCCCACCATTCCCGCAACCGCCTGTCGGTATATGACCCGCTTTCGTGTGTTGGGGCGTATGTGTTCAACCAGGCCACGGGTGAGGTAGATGCCTACCTGGCCCAAAAGACTATCCTGGCTACCGGCGGCTTGGGGCGCATCTTCCTGTACAGCACTAACCCACCCACGGCGCGTGGGGATGGGTTGGCTATGGCTTACAACGCTGGCGCACGTATCATCAATGCTGAATACGTGCAGTTTCATCCTACTGCCTTCTACTACCGCGACCAGGCACGATTCCTGATCACGGAGGCAGTTCGTGGTGCAGGAGGGCGCCTAGTAGATGATCGTGGACGACCATTCATGCAGAAATACGCGCCGGAATGGAAAGATCTGGCCCCTCGCGATGTAGTGGCGCGGAGCATCCATCAAGAGATGTTGGCTACAGGAAGCAAATGTGTCTATCTAGATATCAAGTCCTACCTCCCGGCGGATGAGATCAAAGCCCACTTTCCGGCTATCTACCAGAGGTGTCTAGAATTCGACGTGGACATCACCAAAGACTTGATTCCAGTCGTGCCCGCCGCGCATTATCACTGCGGCGGGGTATGGGTGGATGAATATGGACGGACCAGCATCCGCAACCTGTATGCCATTGGCGAAGTGTCCTGTACAGGGGTGCACGGTGCAAACCGGCTGGGCAGTGCCTCGTTGTTGGAGGGATTGGTGTGGGGCGTCCGCGCGGCGCATGATATCGCACAAAACCTGGGTGAACTGGGCTGCGACCCGGATGACATCCCGCCGTGGTATAACGGCGGACTGACGGAAGTCGCTGACCCGGCGCTGATCCGCCAGGACATGACTACCATTCAGCACATCATGTGGAACTATGTGGGGCTGGTGCGTTCGACGCGGCGGCTGGATCGCGCCATCAGCGATTTGCGCAACTTGCAGATAGACATCACGCGCTTCTACAGCACGACCAAACTCTCGGATGGCTTGATTGGTCTGCGCAATGCCGTGCAAGCCGCACTCATCGTGGCTCAGGCGGCGTGGGAGAACAAGGTCAGCCGCGGCTGCCACTATCGCGAGGATTAG
- the nadA gene encoding quinolinate synthase NadA: protein MLGTLADYQTFPEAEILARIHEAKADLGGDLVILGHHYQRDEVIQFADYRGDSLELSRVAAQASNAQYIVFCGVDFMAETAAMLCAPEQIVCLPAHSAMCPMAQMADVEQAELAWQHLTSLWGDDLLPVTYQNTYATLKAFCGQKGGAVCTSANAQAILRWALKQKGHVLFFPDEHLGRNSALAIGIPAAEIAVWDPADPEASREAARQATVVVWKGYCLVHTFFTVKHVEKVRRQYPGIQVIVHPECPIEVVARSDLNGSTSFIVRTVETAAPGSAFAIGTELHLVARLAKENPDKTIVPLARSLCGAMYRINPYNLSYTLDHLRTGDPVNVVRVPPEISRWANIALEKMLAVK from the coding sequence GTGCTCGGTACTCTGGCGGATTATCAGACCTTCCCAGAGGCGGAGATCCTTGCTCGAATACACGAAGCAAAGGCGGATCTCGGCGGTGACTTGGTGATCCTGGGACACCACTATCAGCGCGATGAGGTGATCCAATTTGCGGACTACCGTGGCGACTCCTTGGAGTTGTCACGCGTGGCGGCGCAGGCCAGCAATGCACAGTATATCGTCTTTTGCGGCGTGGACTTTATGGCCGAGACGGCGGCCATGCTCTGCGCGCCTGAACAAATCGTCTGCTTGCCGGCGCATTCTGCCATGTGCCCCATGGCGCAAATGGCTGATGTAGAGCAGGCAGAACTGGCCTGGCAACACCTGACCTCGCTGTGGGGCGATGACCTCCTCCCGGTGACGTATCAGAATACGTATGCCACACTCAAGGCTTTCTGCGGGCAAAAAGGTGGCGCTGTGTGCACCTCAGCCAATGCCCAGGCTATCCTGCGCTGGGCATTGAAACAGAAGGGGCATGTGCTGTTCTTTCCCGATGAGCACCTGGGGCGCAATTCAGCGCTAGCTATTGGCATCCCGGCGGCAGAGATCGCCGTCTGGGACCCTGCTGATCCTGAGGCCAGTCGCGAAGCGGCCCGACAGGCTACGGTTGTGGTTTGGAAGGGCTACTGTCTCGTGCACACCTTCTTCACCGTTAAGCACGTGGAAAAGGTGCGCCGTCAGTATCCTGGCATCCAGGTTATTGTGCATCCCGAATGCCCTATAGAAGTTGTTGCCCGCTCTGACCTAAATGGTTCCACTTCCTTTATCGTACGTACAGTGGAGACAGCCGCACCAGGTTCAGCCTTCGCTATCGGCACCGAGCTCCATCTAGTGGCTAGGCTGGCCAAGGAGAATCCTGATAAAACTATTGTACCCCTGGCCAGGTCGCTGTGTGGAGCAATGTACCGCATCAATCCGTACAACCTCAGTTACACGCTCGACCACCTGCGGACAGGTGACCCGGTGAACGTGGTGCGAGTTCCGCCGGAAATTTCACGCTGGGCGAATATCGCATTGGAGAAAATGCTGGCGGTGAAATAA